Within Porites lutea chromosome 2, jaPorLute2.1, whole genome shotgun sequence, the genomic segment ATTGCGCGGTTCATGTGATTGAATTCCCGAAGGCCCCGGAAGACGCCTATACACGGAACCAATGCGAAACTTTGTCAGTGAGTGCTTTAACGCGACAATCTATTCTTCGACCGTCGAggaaaagagaaatttgatgaCCAGGCAAAACTGTTCACTTGTCAGGAACTTAGGCTTCTCTTTGTGATAGCAGGCTATGTTCGGGTACAATTTATGTAAGACTTTTCAGATGTAGTAGCTTGTTCTCAGGGCAAACTCGTAGGCTCTGGGGACAAGATTCTCTCAGATGATCATAACTAAGGCAAATGCGTATGCCTGTGATCTGTGTCTgataacatttttaatttttcccataTAAAGTTGGCTGCTGTCTCTCTAACGCTCGCTAGCAGTGGATCAGTTTCCGTTTTATATCAGATTATTTATCTATAATTCATTTTCctgtttcatttatttctctCCGGTTTCCCGTTGTTAGAACCCCGTGATCTTCAAGCTGAATCTCAGATCAAATATTTAGCTGGTCTAATCACAGTTCATCCTCATATTTCTTTTCAGAGGTAATGGAGATCTTGTTAGAATTTAATGCAGATCCTGATTATGCCAACTTAGAAGGTAAAACAAGTTTAATGAAAGCTTGTTATGCTGGCCAAGAGGAAGCAGCACGGTTATTACGACAGCACGGTGCATCTTGGGAAAAACGTGACAGAAGTGGGCTGACCGCTGTACACTGGGCTGCAGACGGGGGCCACGATGATCTCCTTTTATGGGTTCTTAGAGATGGCGGGCCAGTCGACATCGAAGATACTGTGAACGGCTGGACTCCCTTGATGCGTGTTGCGTGCCTTTCCGGAAATGACGACGTAGCGGAAGTACTTATAGCCAAAGGTGCTAACATAAACAAGTATGACAAATCTGGCAAGACTGTGCTTATGGCAGCTTCCATGAACGGCCATTTTAATTTGGTTCGCTTGCTTGTTGATAAGGGCGCAGATATTTACTTGGAGAACAGGGAAGGGAAAACAGCTTTGGAATTCGCCCGTTCTATGGAGCGTCATAGTATTATTAGATATCTCGAGTTCCAAGTGGCgaaggaagaaaaacaaaggaaggcTAAGCTGTTGGAAGAGAAACTTAAGGAAAGTAAACAGAAACTAGATCAATTACAAATGAAAGTTAAATGAGAGATAACAGAGACCTTAAGACTCTAAGACCAGGACGACCACGAGTACTAGACTTTGTCAATATTAAGTAGCGCTCGCGCGAGAGAgagtgtcattttggcggggAAAACGTGATGGccgttttagcgagaatgtcgtagtggcgggaacaagttctcaaatgttagaagttttatcattttgcgaacGGGAGAGGAATTAACCACATTCCATAAAAATATCAGTGCTTAATTTTTTGGATAAAAAGACAGTGTACtgaagctttccgggatgtttattttttgaggATACGCGAAAAAACGTCTAGTCAAATTTCTTCCTCAAAGTCGTCCTCGTCCTGGAATCTAAACGTCTC encodes:
- the LOC140928033 gene encoding fibronectin type 3 and ankyrin repeat domains protein 1-like encodes the protein MSLPELTVGEVNYNSIELRWDTSENNNSNNNKKRKLFHVQLNRTRARSPCPGGPSLDPLTNYQGFSVQYVFKGLEPMTQYLCRLRVMDDGNGGQEGGWSEPITVCTANEPPSGAELHKAVSKQELEKVRSILEENSTVVEVMDKFGLTPLMVAAQKGFTEVMEILLEFNADPDYANLEGKTSLMKACYAGQEEAARLLRQHGASWEKRDRSGLTAVHWAADGGHDDLLLWVLRDGGPVDIEDTVNGWTPLMRVACLSGNDDVAEVLIAKGANINKYDKSGKTVLMAASMNGHFNLVRLLVDKGADIYLENREGKTALEFARSMERHSIIRYLEFQVAKEEKQRKAKLLEEKLKESKQKLDQLQMKVK